Genomic DNA from uncultured Vibrio sp.:
CATTATCGCCCTTTACCGATCAGATGACTTGTCTCTTGTGACAACTTATCCTGCTGGCGCATTACCAGATATGGTTGGGTTCTCTAAAGATGGGCGTTATATTGCTACCGCCAACGAAGGTGAACCAAGCGGCGATTACCGTATTGATCCGCAAGGCAGCATTACATTGGTTGATTTAAGCAATGGAATTACCAGCGCAGCAGTCACTCAAATCGGTTTCGGTCAATTTGATGGTCCACGTGCCAATGAATTACCAGACAACGTGCGAATCTCTGGCCCAAACGCAAGCGTGGCTCAAGACTTAGAACCTGAATATTTAACCTTCGCTGATAACGGTAAGATTTACGTGGCGTTACAAGAAAACAATGCCATGGCAATCATTAACCCAGAAAGCAAATCGGTTGAGAAAATCGTCGGTTTGGGCGAGAAATCGTGGTCGGATGCAAAATTGGATGCGTCCAACAAAGACAAGATCGTTGGCAACTTCAAGAGCTACCCTCAATTGGTTGGTTTATATATGCCAGACACTCTCGACAGCTATTCGGTTAATGGCAAAAGTTACATCGTCTCTGCCAACGAAGGTGACGGCCGTGAGTATGGCATCAAAACCACTCAGCAACGTTGTGACCAAGCGAACTTTAAGTGGGATGAAGATGACTATAAAGGCACAAGCGATTACACCAGCAAAGAAGGCACGTGTCTCAGCCATGTAGATGAAGTACGCGGCAAGAAGCTAAAGGTAGCGGACGCTCACCCACTGGCACCGGCGCTAAAGGACAACTCACTATTAGCACGACTTAAAGTAATCAAACCTGAGCAGGCATTAACTGCTGCTGAAAATGTCCAGGCGTTTGGCGCTCGTTCTTTCTCAATCTGGGACGAAAATGGTGAACTGGTTTTCGATAGCGGTGATGACTTTGCAACAATTGCTTTAATTAGTGAAGGTAAACACTTCAACAGCACCAATGACAGCAATAGCAGTGGTGATGATCGCAGTGACGACAAAGGCATAGAACCAGAAGCAATCGAAATCGCAGAGATAAACGGACGCCACTACGCGTTTATTGGCCTTGAGCGTCAAGGTGGCATCATGGTTTACGACATTAGCGAACCTAGCCGAGCGGTATTCCTGCACTATGTAAACCATCGTAATTACGATCAGCCGGTATGCACACAAGTAGAAGATAGCGAGTGTGCAAATGACACTTACAACCCAAAAGCGGGTGATCTCGCGCCAGAGTCGATCAATTACTTCACTCGCAATGGTGGTCACTTTATCGCGGTAGGAAATGAAGTGTCGGGGACGACGTCGGTTTACCGTATCGAGCTTTAACGCTAGATAGCTTTAGTAAAATGGCTTTAACTCAGTTGCTCTAACAATAACGCCCGAACATCAGTTCGGGCGTTATTATGTATAAAACAAGGCCTTGGTTACTCAGCGATAGCCAGACCGTCACATTTCGATGCGCAGATAAAGTCGTTCTTATGTAGCCCTTTTATCGAGTGACTCCACCAAGTCACCGTCACTTTGCCCCACTCCAGCAAGATCGACGGATGATGAAATTCATCTTCAGCCAACTCAGCAATTTTATTGCTGAATGCCCAAGCCTGCTTGAAGTTTTTAAACTTATACACTTTTTCTAACTGAGGAATCCCCTCTCTTTCAACGATCTGCCAATCAGTAAGTTGCAGCAGCAGTGACTGTTGCTCCTCGTTACTCAGTGCAATGGCATCAAGACTACAAGCTTCGCATTTTTGTTCATTCAACATGAGCAGGTTCCTTTGGTTTAAATAATGGTGGCAACAATCCAGCCCCAATCGCCTTATCGGCTTGCGTTAACAGGTTTAATTGACTGATTTGATAAAGCTGTGAAAAATCGTTTATAACATAATACTTCGGTTGCATAATATCGATACGATAAGGTGTTCTCAGTACGGTTTGTAAATCGAACTCCTCACGAATCGCATCATCACTTTCTAACGAATAAATAGTTTCTCCTGGAGAAGAGAGAATGCCGCCGCCATAAATCTTGGTCTGATCGCCTTCTTTTACTAATCCGAACTCGACGGTAAACCAGTACAACCGTGCAAGATAAGCCCTCTGCTTCGGAGTTGCAGCTTGTCCTAACTGCCCATAATGCTCGGTAAATGCGGCGAAGTCAGGGTTGGTCAACATGGCGCAGTGGCCAAATATTTCATGGAAGAAGTCTGGCTCTTGTAAATAGTCAAACTCTTCACGACTGCGCAAAAACGTCGCTACAGGAAAGCGTTTATTCCCCAATAGATTGAAAAACCGATCGAAATCGATTAGCGCAGGAACAGGCTCAACTTGCCATCCTGTCGTATTCATCAGTACGCGATTGATCTCAGGAATCTGTGGAACATGATCCTCGGGTAAATCGAGCAATGTCAAACCATGCAGATAAGCCTGACAAGCACGGTTCTGAATCACGCTCATCTGTCTCGCAACTAAGTCGCGCCAAATCGCATCTTCTTCGAGGCTCCATTCCACCCTTCCATCCTGGTCAACGGGCTTAGAATGATATTGAGTCATGACCTTTCTCCATTAACAAGTCCTTTACATTAAGCCTATCCGTACTCCTTACTGCTTCCAATCCCCAAACCATTTTCGCCGCCTCAACCGAGTGTAACAAATTATTTACAATTACATGTAAGACTATGATATTGCTAACATCAAATACTTAACCGCAAGTTTGACATTGTTCGCGATTGCTTTCAGACTTAATCTGTTATCAGCTTGTTATAGAAGGAACCTATGCGCGAGTACAATAAATTATGGCAACCGAGCGAGAGCCGCATCGAAGAAGCCAATATCACCCAGTTTATTGAACACATAAACAGGCAAGGAAATGACTTAAAAAGCTATGCCGAATTGCATCAATGGTCACTCGATCATAATGAACAGTTTTGGCAAGAAGTCTGGCTGTTTTGTGATGTGATTGGAAACCAGGGTGACACGGTAAAATGTCAAGCTGAAAGTAAATGGCAACAACCGGTTCCTAACCGCGACACTCGTTGGTTCCCTAGCGCCCAAATAAATTATGCGGAAAACCTTCTTAGTTTTGCGTATCACAACCCCAATGATATTGCGATTTGGTTCGAAAACGAGCGTGAAGAGCGACAAACCTATACATGGCAAGCGCTCTGTGATGAAGTATCTAGCATACAGCGATGGTTGAAAGAATGTGGTGTAACAAAAGGGGATGTGGTTGCTGGTTACCTACCGTATCTACCTCAGACCGTCATCGCAATGCTTGCCACAACCAGCCTTGGCGCGACTTGGACCGCTACGTCTCCGGACTTTGGTATAGACAGTGTTCTTGAACGGTTTGGTCAAGTAAAACCTAAAGTCCTCTTCACTTGCGATGGCTACACATTTAACGGAAAAGTGTTTGATATGACGGATAAAAACCGTCATATCTCCGAACATCTAAATGGACTCAAGCACGTTTGCCAGATCAACTATCTAAATCCGCGCAGCTGCGAATGTGATGTTTGTACCCAAGATTGGCAATACATCTTAAATCAATATCCTCCACAGCCTGTTACTTATACCCGTATCAACTTTAATGATCCGCTATTCATACTTTACTCTTCAGGCACAACAGGAAAGCCGAAGTGTATCGTGCATTCTGTCGGTGGTACCCTGCTTAATCACGTTAAAGAGCATCAACTTCATTGCGATATTCAGCCTGAAGATCGCGTGTTTTATTACACCACCTGTGGATGGATGATGTGGAACTGGCATGTTTCCACCTTAGCAAGCGGCGCGTGTTTGGTCATTTTTGATGGCAGCCCGATGTACCCCAATTACAAGGTGCTGTGGAATCTGGCTAAAAACGCGCAAGTCTCACTTTTTGGTACCTCGGCAAAATACCTAGAAGCCATGGAGAAAGCAGGTTATTCAACCCAAGACAGCGACCCGCTTCCATCACTGAAAACCATCTGTTCAACGGGCTCTGTGCTCTACCCCGAACAATTTGATTACGTTTATCAGCATCTGAAAAAGGATGTTCACTTGGCTTCCATTTCTGGTGGTACCGATATCTGTGGCTGTTTTGTGTTAGGTAACCCTATCTCTCCGGTTTACCGTGGTGAATGTCAGTGTGCGGGATTAGGTGTAGATGCAAGAGTATTCAATCCTCAAGGTCACGCTATTGTCGGTAAACGTGGCGAGTTAGTGTGTACTAATTCGATTCCGAATTTCCCGGCTCAATTCTGGGATGACTCTGGGGAACGTTACCATAATGCGTACTGGGATAAATTCGATAATGTCTGGCATCACGGTGACGATGTGGAAAGAAATGCCTCAACGGGCGGTTACGTATTCTATGGGCGTAGTGATACAACGTTAAACCCCGGAGGAGTAAGGATCGGCACGGCAGAAATCTACCAGCAGGTTAATTCGATAGAAGGTATTGTCGACTCAATCGCCGTCGGAAAAGAAGTGGATAGAAACGAGCAGATTTGGCTGTTTGTTCAGTTAGCA
This window encodes:
- a CDS encoding choice-of-anchor I family protein, whose translation is MSTPFKAIGVLALSSLAIACSSQPDNTLASFGEQCKATITPVAGETSIQGLTLVGTSVADAPFDTSAAEIVSYDACTDNLYVVNAQAKRIDVLSMDENSAPSQTAFIDLNGAGEAASIDIGAANSVAVSNGLVAVAIENNNKQENGIIALYRSDDLSLVTTYPAGALPDMVGFSKDGRYIATANEGEPSGDYRIDPQGSITLVDLSNGITSAAVTQIGFGQFDGPRANELPDNVRISGPNASVAQDLEPEYLTFADNGKIYVALQENNAMAIINPESKSVEKIVGLGEKSWSDAKLDASNKDKIVGNFKSYPQLVGLYMPDTLDSYSVNGKSYIVSANEGDGREYGIKTTQQRCDQANFKWDEDDYKGTSDYTSKEGTCLSHVDEVRGKKLKVADAHPLAPALKDNSLLARLKVIKPEQALTAAENVQAFGARSFSIWDENGELVFDSGDDFATIALISEGKHFNSTNDSNSSGDDRSDDKGIEPEAIEIAEINGRHYAFIGLERQGGIMVYDISEPSRAVFLHYVNHRNYDQPVCTQVEDSECANDTYNPKAGDLAPESINYFTRNGGHFIAVGNEVSGTTSVYRIEL
- a CDS encoding 4a-hydroxytetrahydrobiopterin dehydratase is translated as MLNEQKCEACSLDAIALSNEEQQSLLLQLTDWQIVEREGIPQLEKVYKFKNFKQAWAFSNKIAELAEDEFHHPSILLEWGKVTVTWWSHSIKGLHKNDFICASKCDGLAIAE
- the phhA gene encoding phenylalanine 4-monooxygenase, which translates into the protein MTQYHSKPVDQDGRVEWSLEEDAIWRDLVARQMSVIQNRACQAYLHGLTLLDLPEDHVPQIPEINRVLMNTTGWQVEPVPALIDFDRFFNLLGNKRFPVATFLRSREEFDYLQEPDFFHEIFGHCAMLTNPDFAAFTEHYGQLGQAATPKQRAYLARLYWFTVEFGLVKEGDQTKIYGGGILSSPGETIYSLESDDAIREEFDLQTVLRTPYRIDIMQPKYYVINDFSQLYQISQLNLLTQADKAIGAGLLPPLFKPKEPAHVE
- a CDS encoding acetoacetate--CoA ligase, which produces MREYNKLWQPSESRIEEANITQFIEHINRQGNDLKSYAELHQWSLDHNEQFWQEVWLFCDVIGNQGDTVKCQAESKWQQPVPNRDTRWFPSAQINYAENLLSFAYHNPNDIAIWFENEREERQTYTWQALCDEVSSIQRWLKECGVTKGDVVAGYLPYLPQTVIAMLATTSLGATWTATSPDFGIDSVLERFGQVKPKVLFTCDGYTFNGKVFDMTDKNRHISEHLNGLKHVCQINYLNPRSCECDVCTQDWQYILNQYPPQPVTYTRINFNDPLFILYSSGTTGKPKCIVHSVGGTLLNHVKEHQLHCDIQPEDRVFYYTTCGWMMWNWHVSTLASGACLVIFDGSPMYPNYKVLWNLAKNAQVSLFGTSAKYLEAMEKAGYSTQDSDPLPSLKTICSTGSVLYPEQFDYVYQHLKKDVHLASISGGTDICGCFVLGNPISPVYRGECQCAGLGVDARVFNPQGHAIVGKRGELVCTNSIPNFPAQFWDDSGERYHNAYWDKFDNVWHHGDDVERNASTGGYVFYGRSDTTLNPGGVRIGTAEIYQQVNSIEGIVDSIAVGKEVDRNEQIWLFVQLASSDTLNDDMIAKIKAQLKSACSARHVPSKVFAISDIPKTRSGKLVELAVKQVINGRDVENIGAIANAQVLDEIKKLVSA